AAAGGATGCTCGTTATGTGGAACCTTTGCTTCGTCACATTAAGCTCATTGCGTTTGCGGAAAGTCTCGGCGGTGTGGAATCGTTAATGACCTATCCCGCTGTGCAGACACATGCGGACATACCAGCAGAAATTCGGGATGCAGTCGGGGTAGATGACAGGCTGTTGCGTTTCTCCGTAGGCATTGAGCATACAGACGACCTAATTGAAGATTTACGTTCGGCGTTGGAAGCGGCACGTCAAGAAGTAGAAGGAGGAGAGCTGCAATGATAGAGGATGCGAGGAGGATCGGGCAGGATCTGAACAAAGAGCGGAAGTTCGCTACCAAGCTGCTGCATTTTGGCTCTGAAATTGACAGCGTTACGGGGGCATCGAGCGTCCCGATCTATCAAGCTTCTACCTTCCACCATCACGATATTTTTAATCCTCCACAGCATGACTATAGCCGTTCAGGTAATCCGACACGACAAGCTTTGGAGGATTATATCGCTTTATTAGAAGGCGGGGCGTGCGGTTTTGCCTTTGCATCAGGTATGGCGGCCATCTCTACTACATTTATGCTCTTGTCTGCTGGAGATCATGTCATTGTTTCCGAGGACGTATATGGAGGAACATATCGACTGCTGACCTCCATTTTGAAACGGATGAATATCGAAACGACCTTCGTCGACATGACGGACCTCAACCTTGTGAAAGAGGCGTTGCAGGAGAATACAAGGGCTGTATATATGGAAACTCCGTCCAATCCGACACTCAAAATTACCGATGTGGCAGGAATAACTTCTTGGGCACAGGACAACGGGCTTTTAACGTTATTGGATAATACTTTTATGACACCTTATTATCAACGTCCGATTGAGCAGGGAGTTGATATTGTATTGCACAGTGCGACCAAGTTTCTGGGCGGACACAGCGATGTGCTGGCAGGACTTGCGGTAGCACGTACCGAATCGTTGGGAAGACAAATCAAGCAGCTCCAAAATGGACTGGGTACCGTGTTGGCTCCGCAGGAGTCATGGTTGCTCATGCGCGGTATGAAGACACTGGAGGCTCGTATGGCTCACAGCGAAAAGAGCGCAGCGAAGCTCGCTAACTGGCTGAACGAGCGCAACGACATTGAGGCGGTATACTACCCGGGTCTGGAGAATCATCCAGGGCGTGAAGTTCATGAGCGCCAATCCAGCGGTTATGGTGCAGTGATATCTTTTGATGTGGGTTCTGGTGAGCGTGCAAAAGAAGTCCTCAGTCGCGTACGTATTCCAATTGTAGCGGTGAGTCTGGGAGCTGTGGAAAGCATCTTGTCGTATCCGGCGATGATGTCACATGCGGCTATGCCCCATAGTGTACGATTGGAGCGCGGGATTACGAACGGACTACTCCGTTTCTCCGTAGGTTTGGAGGATATTGACGACCTGATCAGTGATCTGGATGAGGCGCTGCGCTAGAGCGTTAGCACATCCGCAGCATCTTTGTCGTTTTCACGCTGAGAGCAAATATGTACAGTACTAAACAGCAAGTTTCCAGTATTTCAGGAGGCTTGCTGTTTTCTATAAAATAACATGAACGACAGTGTGAAAAAAGACACTTTTCAGTTCTGTTTTCTTATTTTTTGGCTATATGCAACGTTGAGATAAGCTTGGCAGTTGCCTGTTTTCCTAGGTGAAAAGCAGAAAGAAGCGGGAATAAGTATGGTTCCTTACCTAAAGATATGTTAGTATTATCATTAGGTTTTACTATGCTAAATAGCACA
The Paenibacillus peoriae DNA segment above includes these coding regions:
- a CDS encoding aminotransferase class I/II-fold pyridoxal phosphate-dependent enzyme, giving the protein MIEDARRIGQDLNKERKFATKLLHFGSEIDSVTGASSVPIYQASTFHHHDIFNPPQHDYSRSGNPTRQALEDYIALLEGGACGFAFASGMAAISTTFMLLSAGDHVIVSEDVYGGTYRLLTSILKRMNIETTFVDMTDLNLVKEALQENTRAVYMETPSNPTLKITDVAGITSWAQDNGLLTLLDNTFMTPYYQRPIEQGVDIVLHSATKFLGGHSDVLAGLAVARTESLGRQIKQLQNGLGTVLAPQESWLLMRGMKTLEARMAHSEKSAAKLANWLNERNDIEAVYYPGLENHPGREVHERQSSGYGAVISFDVGSGERAKEVLSRVRIPIVAVSLGAVESILSYPAMMSHAAMPHSVRLERGITNGLLRFSVGLEDIDDLISDLDEALR